In Solidesulfovibrio carbinoliphilus subsp. oakridgensis, the sequence CACCTGCCTGCCGATCTCGGCCAGGGAGTCCCGGGCCTCGGCCAGGTCGGCGGCCGTGACGTCCGGGCCCTCTCCGGCGATCTCGCGCACCAGATCGAGTTCCTGGGTGATGATGGCCAGCGGATTGTTGATCTCGTGGGCGATGCCCGAGGACAGCTCGCCGATGGCGGCCAGCTTCTGGGACTGGAGGAGTTGCAGGTCCAGCTCGTGGACCTCCCGCTCGCCGCGCCGCACCCGCCGGGCCAGGACCAGGGCCGACCCGATGCAGACCGCGCCCGCGAAAAGGGCCAGTCCGACGCCGACGTGGGGCGGCGCGGCCAGGGCCAGGAGCACCGCCGCGCCGGCCAGGGCCGGCGCGAGGAGCGTGTGGGGCCAAAGCGGCGGGGTGCGGCCGTCAGCCGTTGCGCTGGGATTCATGGAGTTGTTTGCGCTCGTAGGCTTTGCGGGCTTTTTCGAGCAGTTCCCCGAAATCCACGGGTTTGAGCACATAGTCGTAGGCCCCGAGCGACATGCCCTGCATGCCGGCCTCGACCGAGGCATGGCCGGTCAGGATGATGACCTCGACCAGGGGGTGGCGCTTTTTGATTTCCTTGAGCACGGTCAGGCCGTCCATGCCCGGCATGCGCATGTCGAGGATGACCACGTCGAAGTCTTGCCGGTCCAGGTGGGCCAGGGCCTCGGCCCCGCTCGCGGCGGCCGTGACCGGGATCTGGCGGTAGGTGAACCGCTTGACCAGGGTCTCGATGAAGTCGGCCTCGTCGTCCACGGCCAGTACGCGAAGTCCCATCCATGCCTCCCGGGGCGGGTTGGTGTCGGATTGCCGCAAGTCGGGGCCGGTTTTGGCGCTCCCCGGCCTCACGCGCCGACCGGCAGGGTGATGTGGAAGGCCGTGCCTCGGCCTTCCTCGCTGGTCACCTCGATGCGGCCCCCCAGCTTCTTGATGATGCTGTAGCTGATGGTAAGGCCCAATCCCGTGCCCTCGCCCACTTTTTTGGTCGTGAAGAAGGGGTCGAAAATCTTGGCCATGGCTTCCTTGGACATGCCCTTGCCGGTGTCGGCGATGACGATTTCCACTTCCGGGACGTCGGGCGCGGCCCGGGTGGTCACGGTGATGGAGCCGTTCTTGTCGATGGCGTCGATGGCGTTGTCCATGATGTTCAAAAAGACCTGCTGGAGCTGGGAGGTGTCCGAGGCGATGCGGGGCAGGTCTTTCTGGTAGTCGCTTAAAAAGGTGATGCCCCGGAAGCTGGCCTCGTTTTCCAGAAACGACCGGGTCTGGTCCAGGAGCAGGTTGACGTCGATGTCCTCCTGGGTCGGCTCCATGCGCCGGGCGAAGCCGAGGAGCCGGTGGGTCACGTCCTTGGCCCGGCGGACGTGGAATTCGATCTTGGCCACCGCGTCCTCGAACTCCTGGAAATTGGGACTGGCCTTGATGTCCTCTTCGCCTAAGAGGTCGCGCATCCAGCCGGCCTTTTCCATGATGATGGCCAGTGGATTGTTGACCTCGTGGGCCACGCCGGCGGCCAGCTTGCCAAGGGCGGCCATCTTGCTCGACTGGGTGAGGGAGGCGTCCAGGGTGGCCTTTTCCCGCTCGGCCCGGATGAGCTCCCGGACCGTGCCGTTGGCGATGAAGACCGCGCCGCCGATGATGACCAGGGTGCCCCCGGAGAGGAGCAGGATCAGGAGCCACCGGGCACGCAGGACCGGCAGGAGCTCCTCGCGGGGGTCGTCCTTGATGATCA encodes:
- a CDS encoding response regulator translates to MGLRVLAVDDEADFIETLVKRFTYRQIPVTAAASGAEALAHLDRQDFDVVILDMRMPGMDGLTVLKEIKKRHPLVEVIILTGHASVEAGMQGMSLGAYDYVLKPVDFGELLEKARKAYERKQLHESQRNG
- a CDS encoding sensor histidine kinase gives rise to the protein MIQDELGKLRLKLVAITLAFSFIPLFSLGLALYDRFYDTYSDKVYGSLSNLVENKKVTIDLFLAERMAQLSTLAQTESYRELSTDPYLEHIFGVLQLHGKSFLDLQVIDQNGICVSYVGPYKLRGIDYSHEEWFHQVMAKGIHVSDVFLGFRKYPHFNIAVSRREGDKTWVLRAAIDSDIFDSLVRSIHLGKSGDAFILSSDHVLQTKPRFGHALFDTLIFPEIPHFSGTRVESLTIDGQTSLYAMAWLNHKDWLLIIKDDPREELLPVLRARWLLILLLSGGTLVIIGGAVFIANGTVRELIRAEREKATLDASLTQSSKMAALGKLAAGVAHEVNNPLAIIMEKAGWMRDLLGEEDIKASPNFQEFEDAVAKIEFHVRRAKDVTHRLLGFARRMEPTQEDIDVNLLLDQTRSFLENEASFRGITFLSDYQKDLPRIASDTSQLQQVFLNIMDNAIDAIDKNGSITVTTRAAPDVPEVEIVIADTGKGMSKEAMAKIFDPFFTTKKVGEGTGLGLTISYSIIKKLGGRIEVTSEEGRGTAFHITLPVGA